ACTCACTTTTTGTCATTCTGAGGAGCGGCTCTTGAAAACACGCAACCAAGTGAATTCAAACAAGCGACGAAGAATCTCGCCAGTTGCTTGAGCGATCCTTCGCTTCGCTCAGGATGACAAAGCGAGTTTTGCGCTTTTGCCTTTTTTGGCACGCGATGAGCGGTAGTCGCGGCGATGTGATCAAAGCGTTTGCAGAAGATTTCAACAAGACCAACAAGCATGGGATTACCGTCAAGCCCGAATTCACCGGCTCGTATGCCGAGACGGTCACTAAAGCGCTCGCGGCATACAAGACCGGTAAGCCGCCGCACATTGTGCAAGTGTACGAAGTCGGCACGCAAACGATGCGCGATTCCAAAGCGATTATCCCGATCCACACGCTCAATCGCGGCGATGTAGATTTCGGCGATGTCGTTCAACCGATCGTCAAGTACTATAGCGTCGGCGGTCAAGTCGTCTGCATGCCGTTCAACAGTTCGACGGCGATGTTGTACTACAACAAAGACATCTTTAAGAAAGCCGGACTGGATCCGAACAAACCACCCACGACCTTTGATGAAGTGTACGACTACGGAAAGAAAATCGTGACGAGCGGCTCGGCAAAGGGCGGTATTTCGTTCGGTTGGCCCGCGTGGATTTTTGAACAGATGTACGGCACGCACAATCAGTTGTTTGCGAACCAAGACAATGGACGAAGCGGTCTCGCGAACGAGGTTTATATCAACAACGCGTTCGGCGTCAAGGTGCTGACGGAATGGCAAAAGTGGTCGAAGGACAAGGTGCTCGTGTACGGCGGTCGCGAGTACGATGCGAACGCGCCGTTCCTCGCCGGCGAGTTTGCGATGCTCGTCCAATCCACGTCGAGTCTCGGCGGCATTCAAAACAGCGCCAAGGGCAAGTTTGAAATCGGCACGACATTCTTGCCGCGAATGCCCGGTTATCCAACTGGCAACACTGTCGTCGGCGGTGGTTGTCTGTGGGTGATGAAAGGTCGTTCCGATGCCGAAAACCTCGCGGCGTGGGAATTTCTCAAGCATGTCAACAAACTGGACAACCAGATCACCTGGCACAAAAAGACCGGCTATTTCCCGGCTACGAACGTGGCGGTGCAATCGCTGATGAATGAGGGTTGGTTCGCCAAAGAACCAAACTATCTGACCGCGTTCATGGAAATTCTGGTCGGCGTGGACACACCCGCCGGGCGCGGTGTTCTGCTCGGTAACTTTGTCGAGATTCGCGATGTCGTCGGCGCGGCAATCGAAGAAGCGGTTGTGAATATGAAAGACCCCAAGACCGTTCTCGACGCGGCGCAAAGCAAGACGAATCAAGTTCTCAAAGATTACGCCGAAGTCAACAAGTAGTCCAATAGTGCGATAGTTATCTAGTGCGATAGTTGGGTGACAACTATCGCACTAGCCCACTATCGCACCATCGAACTAAACTATGCAAACGCGTTTCCCCAACAAAATTCTCCCCTATCTATTGCTCTCGCCGAGCGTGATTGTCGTGCTCATCTTTTTCGTCGTGCCGAGCGCGCAGAGCATTTACGCCAGTTTCTTTCGCAGTAACATTTCCGGCACGCGCCAGATTTTTGTCGGCTTGCGGAACTTTGAGCAGTTGTTCACGACGAGCGAGTACCTGAATTCCTTGCAGGTCACGTTGCTCTTTGCGCTTTTTGTCGTCGTCGTGGGCTTGTCGCTCAGTCTGTTCATCGCGATGGTCGCGAATCAACGCCTGCGCGGGTTTACGATTTATCGCACGCTGTTGATTTGGCCCTATGCGCTTTCGCCGAATATCGCCGGCACGATCTGGGCGTTGATGCTCGAGCCGACGATTGGGATGGCGACGAACGCGATCAACACGCTCGGTCTTCATTTCGATTGGCGCGGTAACGCCACGCACGCGTTGTTGTTTATCGCGCTGGCGGCGACCTGGAAGATGCTGGGTTACAACATCATCTTTTTCCTCGCCGGGATTCAGGGCTTGCCGACTGAAATTCTCGAAGCCGGTTCGGTAGACGGCGCGAATGCCTGGACGAAATTCTGGAAGATTACGTTTCCGTTACTCTCGCCCACCACATTTTTCCTGTTGATCATGAACACGCTCTATGCGTTCTTTGAAGGGTTCGGCTTGATTCACGTCACGACGAACGGCGGACCGGGGTACGCAACCGACTTGCTGGTCTACAAACTGTATCGCGACGGATTCATCGCGATGAACACGGGGTTTGCGTCGGCGCAATCGGTGGTGTTGCTCTTTATCGTCGCGTCGTTGACGCTGTTGCAATTCCGCTACGCCGGACGGCGCGTATTCTACGGAGCATAACGTTATGAGCATCATCCGATTGACTCGCGCCACGCTCGCCCATGCCGTTATGTTAGCGGCGGTCCTGCTGACGCTGTTCCCGATGCTGTATGCGATTTTGGTAAGCACGCAGACGGCGCAAGAGTACTATCGCTTTCCGCCGAATCTCCTGCCCGGCACGGGCACGCTCCAAAATTATCAGATCGCGTTCGACCGTGCGGCGCTGTTGCGGCTCGTGTTCAACACGACCTTTATCTCGCTAGCGGTCGCGGCGGGCAAAATGATCTTGAGCGTAACGGCGGGGTTTGCGTTCGTGTATTTCGATTTTCGCGGCAAGATGTTTTTCTTTGGCTTGATCTTTCTCACCCACATGTTGCCGGTGCCCGTCCGCATCGTGCCGACGTTTCAATTGATGGATCAATTCGGCTGGGTCAACACCTACTGGGCGCTGACGATTCCGTTTTTTGCCAGCGCGACCGGCACGTTGCTCTTTCGCCAACTGTATATGACGATTCCCCCATCGCTCGCGGACGCCGCGCGCATAGATGGCGCGGGACCGCTACATTTCTTGTGGAGCATCATCATCCCGATTTCGCGAACGAATTTGATGGCGCTGTTTCTGATCGAGTTCATTTACATGTGGAATCAGTACCTGTGGCCCCTCGTGATTGCGAATGCAGAAACGACGCGCGTGATTCAGGTCGGTTTGAAGCAATTGATCGCGACGGATGCGGCAGTGGATTGGAACATTGTGATGGCAGGCACTGTGGTCGCGATGGTTCCGCCGCTCATCGTCTTGCTGCTGACGCAAAAGAGTCTCGTGACCGGTCTGTCACTCTTTGAAGAAAAGTAAAGGCGCGGCGCGCACACCGTCGTCGTCCTCCCCGGCGTCACGCGGCGCGAGCATCCGGCGAGCGCGCCGGTCAAGCCGGATTTCGGGTTGGAGCGTGCGCGCGGGGTTTTGGAATTATTGTAGCCGTAGGGAGAAACCTTGCACAGGTTTGCAAACCTGCGCAAGGTTGCCTTGTACCTTGCCTTGTTTGCGCGCGACGTTTGTGCTATAATCATCCCAGACGACATCCTTGGAGGTCGCGGTGGATTCCGAAGCTCTGCTCGTTCGACGCAAAATCATCGGCGTGTTAATCCGCGCCGCGCGCGAAAAATCGCATCGCACGGTGCAACAGGTCGCGCAACGACTCGGCGTCACTGCCGCGCGCGTGCGGCAGTACGAAAACGGCGCGCGCGATGTAACGCTCCCCGAATTGGAATTACTCGCGCTCTTTTTCGAAATGCCCCTCAGTTATTTTTTGGATGCGTCCTCGCTAGTGCAAGAGGAATCGCCTTTTCCGCCCACGCAAGAAGAAATTCGCAAACGCAAAATCGCGCTCGGCGCGAAACTGAAACAGGCGCGGGTTGCCGCCGGCAAATCGAAGGAAGAGTGCGCCGAACTGCTGGGATGCAAACCGGGCACCATCGCGCGCTATGAACGCGGGCTGGGCGACGTATCGGTGACGTTGCTGGAACTGCTCGCGGAATTTTTGGGCGTCAAGCTGTTTTATTTTGTCGAAGATACTAAAACTGTCGAACGCGGCGGTGTGCTCGATCTCGAAAAACTGGCGCGCTTGCCGAAAGACGTGCGCGGTTTTGTGCTCGATCCGTCGAACCTCGCATACCTCCGGATGGCGATCAAGTTTGGCGATTTGCCGACGAACAAACTGAAAGAACTGGGCGAAATTTTGCTCGTGGTGCACTAGCGGTTGTTTTAGGAAAATAGTTAACCTTGCGAAGGTGTATTAACCTTCGCAAGATTTTTGGAGTATGCTGTGTCCGCGCAGGCGCTGTACGAACAAGGCAAACAATTGTACGATGCCGGCTCGTTGCACGAGGCGATGGCAGCGTTTCAACGCGCGCGCGCCGAATTTTTGACAGCGGGCGAATTGGCGCAAGCCGCCACCGTCGGCAACGACCTGGGCGTCGTGTACTACCTCTCCGGTCGCGGCGCGGAAGCATCGCAAGTCCTCGAAGATACGCTCGCCCAGTTCGAACGTCTGGGCGATGCGCGCGGGCAAGCCAAAGCCGCCGGTAATCTCGCGCAGGTGTTGAATCACGCGCACGCAACCGAGCAGGCGGAGCGGTATTACAAACGCGCCGCCGACTTGTTTCACCAACTCGATGATCGAATGCTCGAGTACGACACGCATCGCGCGTTGAGTCACATGCTGTTGATGACCGGACGTTTTCTCGAATCGCTCGCCGCGTACGATCGCGCGCTAGCGGCAAAGGGTGGCGCGGGTTTCCTGCGCGCGATCATCCAGATTCCGTTGCGAATCATGGGCGTGCGGTAATCGTGAAATCAAGACCCGAAGGGTCGCTTGCGAGCAACCCTTCGGGTCTTTTCTATTTCACCGTGAATTCTACTTTGCGGTCGAGTGTGCCGTTCACGAAAATCTCGACGCGGAATTTGCCGGGGGGCCAACTCCCGGAGGGCTGGAGCGTGAAATCAATGTTGCGCGTGCCATCGGCGGTCAGTTCGGTTTGATCAATCAGCGTGTTCGGCGGCGCAACGGTTCCAACATCCGTCGCGTACCACATCGCTTTGACTTTTGTGTTTGCCGACGCGTTTTGAATCGCGACGATCGCGTGGAAGGTGGCGGTTGGATTGAACTCGGTTGTTGGGTTGATCGGATCGCGTGTGTCCGATCTTGCATCGGTCGCCAGGGTTACACTTTTGACGATGCTAGACGACTTGGGCGCAGGAGTCGGCGCGAGCGGTGCAACCGTGAAATTCACGACGCGATCTAGCGCGCCGTTCACAAACACTTCGACGCGATATTTGCCGATGGGCCAAACGGTCGTGGGTTTGAGCGTGAAATCAATATTACGCGTGCCATCCGCCGTGACATCGGTTTGATCAATCACGGTGTTGGGCGGGGCGGCAGTGCCGACATCGGTCGCGTACCAGACGGTTTTGAACCGGGTATTTGCCGGCGCGTTCTGGGTCGCGACAATCGCGTGGAAGGTCGCGCTCGGTTGAAATTCGGTCGTCGGGTTGATGGGGTCTTTGGTGTCCGCTTTAGCATCCGTCGCCAGCGTCACACTGCGAACCAACGTGGACGGTTTTGCCGCCGGCGTTGCGGTGACCGCACGTGGTGTTGCTGTTGCGGGTACAGGCGTCGTGGTTGGCGGACGCGGCGTTGCCGTTGGTGGTACTGGCGTCGGTGTGGGCGCGGTCACGGAAAATTGGAGGGTGCGCTCAGTTTTGCCGTTGAGTTGCACATCCACTTTGTAGCTGCCCGGCGGCAAACGTCCCGCGTCCGGCTTGAACGTAAAATCAAGATTGCGCGTGCCGTCCGCTTTCAGTTCGAACTCGCCGATCTTGCTATTCGGCGCGCCGGCGTTCCCAATGTCAATCGCCGTCCACACTACTTTGACCGACGTGTCTTTTGGCGCATCCTTGATCGAAATGACCGCGTGAAAAACGGCTTGGTCGGGCGGAAACGCGTCGGTGATGCCGACCGGGTCAACGTTGTCGCCCTTGACTTCGCGCGCCATCACGCCGTTCGTGATGCTCGCGGTCGAGAACGAAAATTCGCACGCGAGCGCGGGCAGCGCGAGAATCGCGAGTAAGATCGCGAACGCGCGAAACGCATACAAACGACGAAACATAGCTTGTCCTCCTGGCAAGTTGGAAACTTGCGTTTCAATTTTGCGCGCGATTGTAGCGAAAGAGACGCGCGCTGTCAATGGGTGAAATAAAAAAACCTTGCGAAGGTTCTCAACCTTCGCAAGGTTGATCGTGTTCTATTCTTCGTCTTCTGCTTCCTCTTCGCCCGCGCGTTCCTTCTTTGCCTTTTCAATAATCTGGGAGGCGATATGACTGGGCACGGGATCGAGGTGGCTGAATTCCATCGTAAAGTACCCGCGACCCTGGGTCATCGAACGGAGGTCGGTCGCATAGCGTTGCATTTCGGCGAGCGGCGCTTGCGCGGTGACGACGCTCCACGCGCCTTTCTGATCCATGCCTTGCACACGCGCGCGTTTCGTATTCAAGTCGCCGAGCACGTCGCCCATAAAGTTTTCCGGCACGGTGATGACGAAATTCATCACGGGTTCGAGCAACACGGGACCGGCAAGCGGCATCCCGCTCTTGAACGCCTTGTGCGCCGCCAACTTGAACGCGATTTCGGACGAGTCTACCGGATGGTACGAACCGTCGTACAACACCGCGCGAAAATCAATCGTCGGAAAGCCGGCAAGCACACCCTTGTTGAGAATTTCGCGCATCCCTTTTTCGACTGCGGGGATGAACGAGTGGGGCACTGCGCCGCCAAACACTTCTTCGGTAAATTCAAACCCTGTGCCGCGCGGCAACGGCTCGAACCGAATCCAGGCATCGCCGAACTGACCGCGCCCGCCAGTCTGTTTCTTGTGACGACCTTGCACTTTGGCGGTCTTGGTGATGGATTCTTTGTACGGAATTTTCGGCACGCCGGTCAACAACTCGACGCCAAATTTTTGTTTCAAGCGACGCACCGCGACATCCACGTGCGAATCGCCCATGCCCGACATGATCGTTTCGTTCGTGTCGTGCTCGCGATACACGCGCAACGTCGGGTCTTCTTCGACGAGGCGTTGCAACGCCGTGCCCATCTTGTCGAGGTCGGTCTTGGTTTTTGGCGTGAGCGAAACCGAGTAGACTGGATTGGGGTACGCCACCGGCGACAACGCGAGCGCGTGCGCCTTGTCGCAGAAGGTATCGCCCGTCGCAGTCTCTTGCAGTTTTGCGACCGCGCCAATGTCGCCCGCGTTAATTTTCGCGACCGAAATTTGTTCCTTGCCGCGTAACACGTAGAGTTGACCGATGCGTTCGGTCGCGCTCGTGCGGGCGTTGAAGGTACTCGAGTTCGATTCCAGCGCGCCCGAGTAGACGCGGAAATAGGTGAGCTTGCCAACGTACGGGTCCGCCATCGTCTTGAACACGAACGCGGCGAGATTACCGGTTTCACTCACGGTGAGTTTCTCGTCTTTTTGCGTCGCGAGGTTCTTGGCGGTGACGGGCGCGCCTTCGAGCGGCGCGGGGAGATAATCGGCAAAGAATTTGAAAAGGTACTGCACGCCGATGTTCTGGGTCGCCGACGCGCACAAGACCGGCACGAGCGTGCCCGCGCGGAGACCCAGTTTCAAGCCCAGGCGAATTTCGTCCTCGGTCAGTTCTTCGCCGTTCAAAAATTTCTCGATCAACTTGTCGTCCGCTTCCGCGGCGACTTCGGTCAGTTTGACGCGTTCATCTTCGAGGCGCGCGGACAAATCGCCGGGCACCGCGCCTTCTTTTTCGCCGATGAATGCTTTGCGATTGACGACGTTGACTTCGCCTTTGAAATTCGCTTCCTTGCCGACCGGAATTTGCAATGAGACGACGCTCTTGCCGAAGCGTTCGCGCAATTGCGCGAGCACGCGATCATAATCCGCATTCTCGCGGTCGAGTTTGTTGATGATGATGATGCGCGGTAGTTTCATTTCGTCGGCGTACTGCCACACTAACTCGGTGCCTACTTCGACACCGCTCACCGCGTCCACCATCACGACGACGCATTCGGCGACGCGCAACGCGCTTTTGACTTCGCCGGCAAAGTCCATATAGCCGGGCGTGTCTAGCACATTGATCTTGTAGCCGTTCCATTCGCAGGGGACGAGCGAGGTGTTGATCGAAATCTTGCGGCGTTGTTCTTCGGGGTCAAAATCCGAGACGCTGGTGTTGTCGTCTACCTTACCGAGCCGCGTCACGGCGCCAGTGTTAAAGAGGAGCGCTTCGGCGAGCGAGGTCTTGCCAGAACTCGAGTGTCCTACCAAAACGATGTTGCGGATCTTGTCCGCCTTGTACTCATTCATAGGGCTTCACTGCCTCCATAAAAAGGTTACAAACAAAGGCAGAAGGATAAAGGATGAAGGATGAAACACTATTGTTTTTCATCCTTCATCCTTCTGCCTTCATCCTTTGATGAACATTATACCACAACATCAAAACCGCGCCAAAATGTTGCTTTCACTGGGCGAACGTGATAAACTGCGGGCGGTTGTTCGCGATCAGCGCGTACATCGTTAGGAGTTCGAGATATGGTCGAAATCGTTAAACGCAAGAGTTTCAAAAATCGTGATGCTTGGCACGCGTGGCTGGCAAAGAATTACGCGCGCGAAACTGAACTGTGGGTCGTGCTCTACAAAAAGAATAGCGGCAAGGCGAGTGTCTCGTACGATGAAGCCGTCGAAGAAGCGTTGTGCTTTGGCTGGATTGATGGTATCGCCAAAGGCATTGACGGCGAGAAATACGCGCAGCGATTTTCGCCGCGCCGCAAAGGAAGTATTTGGTCAGAGTCGAACAAAAAACGCGTCGCGAAAATGATCGCGCAGGGACGAATGACGGATGCGGGACTTGCCAAGATTCACGAGGCGAAACAAAATGGCGAATGGGACAAGGCGACGATCCGCGAGGACACGACGAACATTCCGCTCGAACTGAAACGCGCGCTCGCGGCAGACAAACAAGCGCAACAGAATTTTGACAAACTCGCGCCATCGCACAAGCGGCAATTCATCTATTGGATTACCGAAGCCAAGCGCGAAGAAACGCGTGCGCGGCGCATCGCGATGACAATTCAAATGGTGAAACAGAATCAAAGACTGGGGATTGATACGCGGATGAATCCGAAACAAAAGACGAGTGATGCGTGATGCGTGATCAGATAGCAGTACGCTCAGCGCGCCAGCGCGCGATTGAACGCGAAATCAAACGATTGGAACGGCGACTTGTTCCCTTGCGAATCTTGAGCAACCAAGTGTCGTGGTTGCGCGTCGGCACCTTTTTTGCCGGGCTGGGCGCGGCGGTAAGCATCGGCGCGCAAGTAAACGCGCTCGCCGGGTGGAGCGTGTTTGCCGTCGCCGCGATGATTTTTCTCGCGGTCGTGTTGTATCACCAACGATTGGAACGCTGGGTGGACACGTTCACTACATCGCGCGCGATTCGTTCCGACCAACTCGCGCGGATGACGCACGACTGGGAGCACATGGCGAACTTGACGTTTGCCCACGCGCGCGCGAAAACACTCGCGCTTGACCTCGATCTCACCGGACCGCGTTCGTTGCACCATTTACTTGACACGACACTGTCGCGCCAAGCGAGTCAACTCCTTGCCGATTGGCTGACCCAGGATCATCCGGCGCTCGAGCAAGTTCACGCGCGCCAGAGTATCGTGCGCGAGTTGGTTTCGTTCGCGCGCTTGCGCGAACGATTTGGGCTTACGTTTCGCCTGGTCTTGCGCGAGCCGTTGGAGGGCGAGAAACTGGTGCAGTGGTTATCGGTGGCGTTTGACGCGCATCGTTTGAAATGGGCTTTGCCTGCCGCGACCGGACTGGTCGCGCTCAATTTTATTCTCGTCGCCTTGAACCTTTGGGCTGGTTTCCCGGCATACTGGATTTTCTCTCTTTTGTTCTATCTGGCGTTTTACATTTTCAATCAAGCGTGGCTCACCACGATCTTTGGCGCGTTATCGCGGATGTCCGCGGAACTCGACCGGTTTAGCGTGATTCTCAATTTTCTGGAGAATGTTCCACTTGGCTCGCGCGAGCATCTCGCGCGCTTGTGCGCGCCGTTGTGCGATGCCGCGCATCCGCCATCCGCGTACACGCGCAAACTCAGACTCGTCGCGGTCGGCGTGGGTCTGCGCATGAATCCCGTGTTCGGGCTGGCGCTCAATCTCATCGCGCCCTGGGATTTCTTCTTTGCGTATCTCACGGTTCGCTCCCGCGCTCAGGTCGTCGAGTTGTTCCCGACGTGGATGCGCGTGTGCTACGAGTTGGACGCGTACATGGCGCTCGCGAATTTTGCATACCTGAATCCCGCGTACACGTTTCCCGACATCACGCGCGACGCCCAGCCGATTCTCGCCGTCCAAAACCTGGGTCATCCTTTAATTCCGCACGCGCAGAGCGTCCGCAATGATTTTCTGTTCGACGCGCTGGGCGAGTTGGCGATTATTACCGGCTCGAACATGGCGGGGAAAAGTACGTTTCTCAAATCAGTCGGTATCAACCTGTGTCTCGCGTATGCCGGCGCGCCGGTCGTCGCCACGCATTTTCGCGCGTTCCCATTTCGATTAGCGACCTGCATCCACATCACCGACTCGATCACCGATGGGTTCTCGTACTTTTACGCGGAGGTCAAATGCCTCAAGCGTTTGCTCGAAGAACTGAAAACGCGCGATGATTCGCCGTTGCTGTACCTGATTGACGAGATTTTTCGCGGCACGAATAATCGCGAACGATTCCTGGGTAGTCGTGCCTACATTCAAGCGTTACTCGGCGAGAATGGCGTTGGGCTGTTGGCGACGCACGATCTCGAACTGGCTGGGCTTGCCGAGCAACGTCCGCAGGTACGCAACTATCATTTCCGCGATGAGGTTGCCGACGGCAAATTGGTGTTCGACTACAAGATTCGCCGCGGTCCCTGTCCGACGACAAACGCCCTCAAGATCATGCGGATGGAGGGCTTGCCGATTCCAACCGGTTCGTGAATAAAAAATATACGACGCGGACCGATACCTTCGCCAATTAATTTTTTCATCCGCGAATCTCGCGAATCTTCGCGAATTTTTTGTTTCATTCGCGTTATTTGCGGATCAATTTGTGATTTTGACGAAGGTATTGGCGGACGAGTGCAGATAAAAAACTGATCCGCGTTCATCCGCGTTCATCCGCGTCCCATATTGCTTTTTTCGATAGGTGAACCAAGTTCCTATGCCAAACCGATCCTCTCGCGCGCACAGAACGCGCGGCACGTACACGCTCGTCATCCATCTTTCGCGCGCCCAAACGATTCGCGTCGGCGCGCTCAGCGAGTTCAAGTTTCCGCGCGGCTATTATCTCTACGTCGGCAGTGCGATGAACGGTTTGGCGCAACGCCTCGCGCGCCACGTTCGCCCCGACAAGAAAATGCACTGGCACATTGACTATTTGCTCGCGCACGGGCGTATCAAGGAAGTGTGGGCGCATCGAAGCGAAGATCGCTTGGAGTGTTTGTGGGCGCAAGCCGCGCTCGCCATGCCGGGCGCGCGCGTCATCGCGCCGCGTTTCGGCGCGAGCGATTGCAGTTGCGCGACGCACTTGATCTATTTCGCGAAACGTCCCATGAATTTGTCCGACGACTGATGCTGGTTTCAGGTCTTTGATTCGCTCGCAAGCGCGTGATATAATATCAACAGTCAACGAGGTCACCAAGTCTGAAATAAGCCGCTTTCTTGGTATCGTCATGTGCAGTATGGCGAATTCAATGCAGAGATCGCAATCGAAACCCTGGATATTCTGAAAGGTGATTTGCCGCGTCGTGTTCTAGGACTCGTGATTGAGTGGGCTGTTTTGCATCGTGCGGAATTGCGGCAAGACTGGGAACGCGCACAGGCAAAACGCGAGTTGAATTCGATTGAACCGTTGACATAGGGAGATAAAAATGCACCGAGTAATTAAAGTTCTGCCACAACCAGCATGACTGTGCGAATTCGTTTTGCCGATGGGTTAACCAGGCATCTCGATCTGCGTCCGTTCATCGGCGAAGGAATCTCCGCGCCATTGGCAAGCTGGGATTATTTCAAGCAAGTCACTGTCGAAGAAGGAGGCGGGATCACCTAGCCCAATGGCTATGATTTCTGCCCGGAGTTTTTGCATGATTATGTTCCAGAGTTGAATCCGGCATAGTATCTCATTCGTTCGCTCTGGGATTATCTGGCGACTGACGACGGTGGGCTGACGACTACTTTTGCCAAATCGCGCCGAGTGTGCTAAACTATCAACCGTAATCGCCCCTGTAGCTCAGTGGATTAGAGCAGTGGCCTCCGGAGCCATGTGCGGGAGTCCGAGTCTCCCCAGGGGTACACGCAAAACCCGCTTTCCTTTTTTCAGGGGAAGCGGGTTTGTCAATTTTTATCGGCGGTCAGTGGTCGGCGGTCAGTCATCAGATGTGCCCCTGCCGAATCAGATTCCACAACGCGGCATAACCAATTGGCAGTGGAAGCCAGAACGCGAGTGCACGCGAAATCAACAGCGCAGTCATCGCGATGGCTTGCGGCATTCCGGCGGTTGCCGCGAGCAGAACGATGCCCGACCCCATGATCGCAACTTCACCCGGCGCGGCGCTCAACGTCGTCAAGAAACTCGCCGAAGTGTAAACCAGGATCAGCACGTCCCAACCGATTGTCGCATCCACCGCGCGAAACGCGGAATAGAGCGCGAGCAAGCCGGCAAAATTCCGCACCACATTCATCGCGAGCGAAATCGTCGCGGGGAGCGGATAGCGCACCGCGAGCGTCATCCCATCGTAAAAATCGCCGATCCATTTGAGCACGCGTTCCGGGTGAAATACCGCGCGATGCAGCACGCGTCGCGCGAGATGATCCAATCCGCGCGCACACCACAACGCGACGCGCTCGACCCAGGTTCGTCGCGTGTAAAGATACAGTAGTACGACGACGAGCAAGATGCCGCCAATCGGCAACGCGCCGATATAGCGTTCCAGCGGCAACGCGGCGCGCGTAGACGCGAACAGCGCGATACCAACGAGCAGGGTCGGCACGCCGACGATCAACCCATTGATATTCTCGATGAGGAAAATCGCGGCGACCGAGCCGGTCGTCACTCCATGCCGCCGCAGACAGAGCAATCGCACGAGCATTCCCGGCGCGCCGCCGGTGGACACCATGCGATTCGCCGCCGCGCCGGCAAAGAACGCTTGCACCAGCGGCGACAGCGGCACGTGGCGCTCGAACATGCGCGCGAGCGCGCGCGTCGAGTTCGCACTCGCAACATAGCGCAGGACCTCCGCGCCGATGGCTAACGCGATAAATCCTGGGTTCGCGTGACGCAACGCGGCGAGCACACGATCCACCCCG
This portion of the Chloroflexota bacterium genome encodes:
- a CDS encoding ABC transporter substrate-binding protein is translated as MTKRVLRFCLFWHAMSGSRGDVIKAFAEDFNKTNKHGITVKPEFTGSYAETVTKALAAYKTGKPPHIVQVYEVGTQTMRDSKAIIPIHTLNRGDVDFGDVVQPIVKYYSVGGQVVCMPFNSSTAMLYYNKDIFKKAGLDPNKPPTTFDEVYDYGKKIVTSGSAKGGISFGWPAWIFEQMYGTHNQLFANQDNGRSGLANEVYINNAFGVKVLTEWQKWSKDKVLVYGGREYDANAPFLAGEFAMLVQSTSSLGGIQNSAKGKFEIGTTFLPRMPGYPTGNTVVGGGCLWVMKGRSDAENLAAWEFLKHVNKLDNQITWHKKTGYFPATNVAVQSLMNEGWFAKEPNYLTAFMEILVGVDTPAGRGVLLGNFVEIRDVVGAAIEEAVVNMKDPKTVLDAAQSKTNQVLKDYAEVNK
- a CDS encoding sugar ABC transporter permease, with product MQTRFPNKILPYLLLSPSVIVVLIFFVVPSAQSIYASFFRSNISGTRQIFVGLRNFEQLFTTSEYLNSLQVTLLFALFVVVVGLSLSLFIAMVANQRLRGFTIYRTLLIWPYALSPNIAGTIWALMLEPTIGMATNAINTLGLHFDWRGNATHALLFIALAATWKMLGYNIIFFLAGIQGLPTEILEAGSVDGANAWTKFWKITFPLLSPTTFFLLIMNTLYAFFEGFGLIHVTTNGGPGYATDLLVYKLYRDGFIAMNTGFASAQSVVLLFIVASLTLLQFRYAGRRVFYGA
- a CDS encoding ABC transporter permease subunit, whose amino-acid sequence is MSIIRLTRATLAHAVMLAAVLLTLFPMLYAILVSTQTAQEYYRFPPNLLPGTGTLQNYQIAFDRAALLRLVFNTTFISLAVAAGKMILSVTAGFAFVYFDFRGKMFFFGLIFLTHMLPVPVRIVPTFQLMDQFGWVNTYWALTIPFFASATGTLLFRQLYMTIPPSLADAARIDGAGPLHFLWSIIIPISRTNLMALFLIEFIYMWNQYLWPLVIANAETTRVIQVGLKQLIATDAAVDWNIVMAGTVVAMVPPLIVLLLTQKSLVTGLSLFEEK
- a CDS encoding helix-turn-helix transcriptional regulator, giving the protein MDSEALLVRRKIIGVLIRAAREKSHRTVQQVAQRLGVTAARVRQYENGARDVTLPELELLALFFEMPLSYFLDASSLVQEESPFPPTQEEIRKRKIALGAKLKQARVAAGKSKEECAELLGCKPGTIARYERGLGDVSVTLLELLAEFLGVKLFYFVEDTKTVERGGVLDLEKLARLPKDVRGFVLDPSNLAYLRMAIKFGDLPTNKLKELGEILLVVH
- a CDS encoding tetratricopeptide repeat protein, which codes for MSAQALYEQGKQLYDAGSLHEAMAAFQRARAEFLTAGELAQAATVGNDLGVVYYLSGRGAEASQVLEDTLAQFERLGDARGQAKAAGNLAQVLNHAHATEQAERYYKRAADLFHQLDDRMLEYDTHRALSHMLLMTGRFLESLAAYDRALAAKGGAGFLRAIIQIPLRIMGVR
- the fusA gene encoding elongation factor G, encoding MNEYKADKIRNIVLVGHSSSGKTSLAEALLFNTGAVTRLGKVDDNTSVSDFDPEEQRRKISINTSLVPCEWNGYKINVLDTPGYMDFAGEVKSALRVAECVVVMVDAVSGVEVGTELVWQYADEMKLPRIIIINKLDRENADYDRVLAQLRERFGKSVVSLQIPVGKEANFKGEVNVVNRKAFIGEKEGAVPGDLSARLEDERVKLTEVAAEADDKLIEKFLNGEELTEDEIRLGLKLGLRAGTLVPVLCASATQNIGVQYLFKFFADYLPAPLEGAPVTAKNLATQKDEKLTVSETGNLAAFVFKTMADPYVGKLTYFRVYSGALESNSSTFNARTSATERIGQLYVLRGKEQISVAKINAGDIGAVAKLQETATGDTFCDKAHALALSPVAYPNPVYSVSLTPKTKTDLDKMGTALQRLVEEDPTLRVYREHDTNETIMSGMGDSHVDVAVRRLKQKFGVELLTGVPKIPYKESITKTAKVQGRHKKQTGGRGQFGDAWIRFEPLPRGTGFEFTEEVFGGAVPHSFIPAVEKGMREILNKGVLAGFPTIDFRAVLYDGSYHPVDSSEIAFKLAAHKAFKSGMPLAGPVLLEPVMNFVITVPENFMGDVLGDLNTKRARVQGMDQKGAWSVVTAQAPLAEMQRYATDLRSMTQGRGYFTMEFSHLDPVPSHIASQIIEKAKKERAGEEEAEDEE
- a CDS encoding YdeI/OmpD-associated family protein, which gives rise to MVEIVKRKSFKNRDAWHAWLAKNYARETELWVVLYKKNSGKASVSYDEAVEEALCFGWIDGIAKGIDGEKYAQRFSPRRKGSIWSESNKKRVAKMIAQGRMTDAGLAKIHEAKQNGEWDKATIREDTTNIPLELKRALAADKQAQQNFDKLAPSHKRQFIYWITEAKREETRARRIAMTIQMVKQNQRLGIDTRMNPKQKTSDA
- a CDS encoding GIY-YIG nuclease family protein is translated as MPNRSSRAHRTRGTYTLVIHLSRAQTIRVGALSEFKFPRGYYLYVGSAMNGLAQRLARHVRPDKKMHWHIDYLLAHGRIKEVWAHRSEDRLECLWAQAALAMPGARVIAPRFGASDCSCATHLIYFAKRPMNLSDD